A portion of the Paenibacillus marchantiae genome contains these proteins:
- a CDS encoding ABC transporter permease encodes MNAYSRYVAKKVFWYGLTLVIAIGLNFILPRLIEGNPVSMIASKMTSGMTDSDSIKRVYETFTVEFGIDQPLWTQFGIYLKNLFTGNLGTSFGLYPKPVTDILASAVPWTVGLQLPAILVGWIIGNLLGAIAAYRKGVFDKVLFPVALFINSIPFFTLAIIMLYVFALSLKWFPLSGGYDFQMVPQLSFDFIMSVVRHHTLPFLSIVLVTIGGQAIGMREMSIYELNSDYVLYSKLLGIRDGRIARYVFRNAMLPQITGLALSIGTMVGGSLICEIVFSYPGIGTWLFTAIRQLDYPLISGCTLLIAIAVLLANFTIDVIYGFIDPRIKAAQMEEQ; translated from the coding sequence ATGAATGCCTATTCCAGATATGTCGCCAAAAAAGTATTCTGGTACGGCCTGACCCTGGTCATTGCCATCGGACTGAATTTTATTTTGCCTAGACTGATTGAAGGTAACCCGGTGAGCATGATCGCTTCCAAAATGACGTCAGGGATGACTGACTCGGATTCCATCAAGCGGGTGTATGAGACGTTTACGGTTGAATTCGGCATTGATCAGCCACTATGGACCCAATTCGGCATCTATTTGAAAAATCTGTTCACAGGCAATCTGGGCACTTCCTTTGGACTGTATCCGAAGCCTGTGACGGACATTCTGGCCTCCGCCGTCCCTTGGACGGTGGGGCTTCAACTTCCGGCCATCCTGGTCGGCTGGATCATTGGTAATTTGCTCGGTGCGATTGCAGCGTACCGGAAAGGTGTTTTTGATAAAGTACTGTTTCCGGTAGCTTTATTTATCAATTCCATTCCTTTTTTTACTCTGGCTATTATTATGCTGTATGTCTTTGCGTTATCACTGAAATGGTTCCCTTTATCGGGCGGATATGACTTCCAGATGGTACCGCAGCTGAGCTTCGACTTTATCATGTCCGTGGTTCGCCACCATACCTTGCCGTTCCTCTCCATCGTGCTTGTGACCATTGGTGGTCAGGCCATTGGCATGCGGGAGATGTCCATCTATGAGCTCAATTCAGACTATGTGTTATACAGTAAACTGCTGGGTATTCGCGACGGCCGAATTGCGCGTTATGTGTTCCGTAACGCTATGCTGCCGCAAATTACGGGACTTGCGCTCTCCATCGGTACGATGGTCGGTGGGTCACTCATCTGTGAGATTGTCTTCAGTTATCCAGGCATCGGCACATGGTTGTTCACGGCCATAAGGCAACTGGATTACCCACTAATCTCGGGGTGTACGCTGCTGATTGCCATTGCTGTATTGCTTGCAAATTTCACTATTGATGTCATCTACGGTTTCATTGACCCGCGCATCAAGGCCGCTCAAATGGAGGAACAGTGA
- a CDS encoding ABC transporter permease: MKHSISILLKSPKFMIGAVTFVGMLLLVTIYPLINRSDPLEMIAMAFQPPGDGLLLGSDNFGRDIFLELMYGIQTSVRVGLIAGVFATVIGLVMGLVSGYIGGMLDNFLTAITNIFIVIPSFIILILISVSIDSRSSLVTAIIIGITSWPWTARAVRAQTTSLRSRDHVHIAKISGHSTPRIIIHEILPYIASYVVMAFVLQTASGILSEASISMLGLGPYNTISLGILMNWALVFEAPVAGAWWAFIPAALAIAVITFSLYLMNTGMDEIFNPKIRS; encoded by the coding sequence ATGAAGCATTCGATCTCTATTTTGCTGAAGTCACCCAAATTCATGATCGGCGCGGTGACTTTTGTCGGCATGCTGCTCTTGGTTACGATCTATCCGCTCATTAATCGCAGTGATCCCCTTGAGATGATTGCGATGGCGTTCCAGCCACCTGGCGATGGCCTGCTATTAGGATCGGACAATTTTGGACGGGATATTTTCCTTGAATTGATGTATGGCATCCAGACATCCGTACGTGTGGGGCTGATTGCAGGTGTGTTTGCAACCGTTATCGGTCTGGTTATGGGCCTGGTGTCGGGATATATCGGGGGAATGCTAGATAACTTTCTGACGGCGATCACCAATATTTTCATTGTTATTCCTTCGTTCATCATCCTGATCTTGATCTCGGTCAGCATTGATTCACGCAGTTCCCTGGTGACGGCGATCATTATCGGTATAACCAGCTGGCCTTGGACGGCCCGGGCTGTGCGAGCCCAGACGACATCTCTGCGTAGCCGGGATCATGTGCATATTGCGAAAATTTCGGGACACAGTACGCCGCGTATCATTATCCATGAGATTTTGCCCTATATCGCGTCTTATGTGGTGATGGCTTTTGTGCTCCAGACGGCATCGGGCATTCTGTCCGAAGCATCCATCTCCATGCTGGGACTGGGGCCGTATAATACGATCTCGCTCGGCATTCTTATGAACTGGGCACTGGTGTTTGAAGCGCCAGTAGCAGGGGCGTGGTGGGCGTTCATTCCTGCGGCGCTGGCGATTGCCGTCATTACCTTCTCGCTTTATCTGATGAATACGGGCATGGACGAAATTTTTAATCCGAAAATAAGGAGCTAA
- a CDS encoding tyrosine-type recombinase/integrase — protein sequence MDKGSGTSVQGEMVVQEFIHMLTNQGELTPKTLKEYASDLKHFTEWYIGNDSRSEEISFRIEDVHTSTLVRYREDSQKVMQLKPSTINRRLITLKRFFKWASSEARIKSNPSKPLKFIPEDKVSPRRMTTEEEQSFISAVEDGNSLRDQTILTLMFHTGIRTMEICNLAPGDIELGKRSGQLTVRADKRNGQRKIPLNMTCIALLKMYMVGLAPDSPYLFPSEKTSDRLTERALRHLIKKVMTTAGLEGLSSHDLRHRFGYAMAEHTPLHRLAEMMGHINPDTTMIYVKGLNANLSLSAEEDGETEPH from the coding sequence ATGGATAAGGGTTCAGGTACTTCGGTACAAGGGGAAATGGTTGTTCAGGAATTCATACATATGCTTACGAACCAGGGAGAATTGACTCCCAAAACCTTGAAGGAATATGCGAGTGATTTGAAGCATTTTACCGAATGGTATATAGGGAACGATTCTCGGAGTGAAGAGATTTCATTTCGAATCGAAGACGTGCACACATCGACTTTGGTCCGTTATCGGGAAGATTCACAAAAGGTAATGCAATTGAAGCCGTCTACCATTAATCGCAGACTGATTACATTGAAGCGTTTTTTTAAGTGGGCTTCATCGGAAGCCAGGATCAAGAGTAATCCTTCCAAACCTTTGAAATTCATTCCGGAAGACAAGGTTAGCCCCCGCCGAATGACCACCGAGGAAGAACAATCATTCATATCTGCCGTCGAAGACGGTAACTCGCTTCGGGATCAGACTATCCTTACCCTCATGTTTCATACCGGTATACGAACGATGGAGATATGCAACCTCGCTCCCGGTGATATTGAATTGGGCAAACGAAGCGGGCAACTTACCGTGCGGGCCGATAAACGAAACGGTCAACGGAAAATTCCGCTGAACATGACATGTATTGCTTTATTGAAGATGTACATGGTTGGCCTCGCACCGGATAGTCCTTACCTGTTTCCTTCCGAGAAAACCAGTGATCGCTTAACGGAGAGGGCGCTGCGCCATTTGATCAAAAAGGTGATGACTACAGCCGGTCTGGAAGGGCTAAGTTCCCATGATCTGCGTCATCGGTTCGGATACGCTATGGCCGAGCATACACCACTGCATCGCTTGGCAGAAATGATGGGGCATATCAATCCGGATACCACGATGATTTATGTGAAGGGGTTAAATGCCAATTTATCTTTGTCAGCAGAAGAGGATGGAGAAACGGAACCGCATTAA
- a CDS encoding cold-shock protein, protein MQTGTVKWFNADKGFGFIETEEGTDVFVHFSAIQGDGFKTLDEGQRVQFEVTQGNRGPQAENVTKV, encoded by the coding sequence ATGCAAACAGGTACAGTGAAATGGTTTAACGCGGACAAAGGATTTGGCTTTATCGAAACTGAAGAAGGAACAGACGTATTCGTTCATTTCAGTGCAATTCAAGGCGACGGTTTCAAAACATTGGATGAAGGACAACGCGTCCAATTCGAAGTAACTCAAGGTAACCGTGGTCCACAGGCTGAGAACGTTACTAAAGTTTAA
- a CDS encoding ABC transporter ATP-binding protein — MAMGKVLISGRHLTKVYGTGNRKKAAVDDVGFDFHEGEIISIVGESGSGKTTLAKMIMGLLKETGGAIEYDGKPRQMKRYRERKAYWKDIQAIFQDPFSSFNVFHRVEKLLVDCIKLQGLKLNKDEEYAKMKEACSFVNLKFEELYNKYPFELSGGQMQRLMIARIFMLHPKVLIADEPTSMVDACSRSTILDMLLKLRDENRMTIVFITHDVGLAYYVSDTICIMEHGRMVEAGRAEEVIHHAEHPYTKQLINDVPKIHSPWVLD, encoded by the coding sequence ATGGCGATGGGCAAGGTGCTGATCAGCGGCCGCCATCTGACCAAGGTGTACGGTACAGGCAATCGCAAAAAGGCAGCCGTGGACGATGTGGGCTTTGATTTTCATGAAGGGGAGATTATCTCCATTGTCGGAGAGAGTGGCAGTGGCAAGACGACACTCGCGAAAATGATCATGGGCTTGCTCAAGGAAACGGGTGGAGCGATTGAATACGATGGCAAGCCCAGACAAATGAAGCGGTACCGTGAGCGTAAAGCCTATTGGAAGGATATACAGGCCATTTTCCAGGACCCGTTCTCTTCGTTCAACGTATTTCACCGGGTGGAAAAGCTGCTGGTGGACTGTATCAAACTTCAGGGGCTGAAGCTGAACAAAGACGAGGAATATGCCAAAATGAAGGAAGCCTGTTCTTTCGTCAACTTGAAGTTCGAAGAGTTATACAACAAATATCCGTTTGAGCTGTCCGGTGGACAGATGCAACGGCTTATGATTGCCCGCATTTTCATGCTGCATCCTAAGGTGTTGATCGCCGATGAACCAACGTCCATGGTGGACGCATGCTCGCGTTCAACGATCCTGGATATGCTGCTCAAGCTGCGCGATGAGAACCGCATGACGATTGTGTTTATTACGCACGACGTGGGTCTGGCTTATTATGTGAGCGACACGATCTGTATTATGGAGCATGGACGAATGGTGGAGGCGGGGAGAGCGGAGGAAGTTATTCACCATGCGGAGCATCCCTATACCAAACAATTAATCAATGACGTACCCAAAATTCATTCTCCCTGGGTGCTCGATTGA
- a CDS encoding ABC transporter substrate-binding protein, which produces MRFKRAATPLVALFMSVTLFAGCQSVQPPSVSEPQGTVDTPTTTTQNEPAPQTNKETPRNETLYINGLQWGPPTNFNLLSGNPAFPVNYGNSRELVYETLFMVNQLDGGLEPLLGNSYEWTDETTLRIELNADAKWSDGTAFTADDVVYTYELGKKYDINWSSFWTYISEVKADGAQAVEIKLNPDNPNKLTVLDSIELIPMLPKHIWEEIEKKNNNDLTAIRKEVNDNPVGTGAYKLHFYNDQKITIVRDDNYWGQKLFGKLPAPKYITHVIYKDNAAGDLAFKSGQVDVSQQFIPQVWKMWEGGAAVKTYLKDAPYYLPGSMPSIFFNLSKAGLDNADVRRAIAMSINYDKISELAMSGYSAPMQPSLTLNSDAESKYIDQDAIKSLQWTMDIEGANALLDKIGATKGKDGIRVLNGKRLGPFEVECPYGWSDWNAALEIVAQSAKAIGIEIRTKFPESPVWTNDLQTGKFDIIMNTPAGGVSPSQPWNRAMTIMYSKGVAPMGEMAFWNWGRYQNDRADAIIEEIPSVSDEAKLKSLYTELNTIWLKDIPSIPLMYRPWVFDTVNESVWKGFPTEGDGTNIPPQISMDGAGIKALYQIHN; this is translated from the coding sequence ATGCGATTTAAGAGAGCTGCCACACCGCTCGTCGCTCTGTTCATGTCGGTCACATTGTTTGCCGGATGCCAAAGTGTTCAGCCGCCATCAGTAAGTGAACCACAAGGGACGGTGGATACACCGACCACGACAACCCAGAACGAACCTGCACCTCAGACCAACAAGGAGACACCACGTAATGAGACCTTGTATATCAATGGACTGCAATGGGGGCCACCAACCAACTTCAATCTGTTGAGCGGAAATCCCGCATTTCCAGTGAATTACGGCAACTCCAGGGAACTGGTGTACGAAACCCTGTTTATGGTAAACCAGCTGGACGGTGGCCTTGAACCTCTCTTGGGCAATTCGTATGAATGGACGGATGAAACGACTCTGCGCATTGAGTTGAATGCGGATGCGAAGTGGAGCGACGGAACGGCTTTTACAGCAGATGATGTTGTATACACCTATGAACTGGGCAAAAAATACGATATCAACTGGAGCAGCTTCTGGACCTACATCAGTGAAGTGAAAGCAGATGGAGCACAGGCCGTGGAAATTAAGCTGAACCCTGATAACCCCAACAAGCTGACCGTACTGGACAGCATTGAACTGATCCCGATGCTGCCGAAGCATATCTGGGAAGAGATCGAGAAGAAGAACAATAATGATCTGACCGCGATTCGTAAAGAGGTTAATGATAATCCAGTAGGAACCGGAGCCTATAAGCTTCATTTTTACAACGACCAGAAAATTACGATTGTCCGTGACGATAACTATTGGGGGCAGAAATTGTTCGGCAAATTGCCCGCACCGAAGTACATCACTCACGTGATCTACAAGGATAATGCCGCAGGTGATCTGGCGTTCAAGAGTGGGCAAGTGGACGTCTCCCAGCAGTTTATCCCTCAAGTGTGGAAGATGTGGGAAGGCGGGGCTGCTGTCAAAACGTATCTGAAGGATGCGCCGTATTATCTGCCCGGTTCCATGCCAAGCATTTTCTTCAATCTGTCCAAAGCCGGACTCGATAATGCTGACGTTCGCCGTGCGATAGCCATGAGCATCAACTATGACAAAATCTCGGAGCTGGCCATGAGCGGATATTCCGCACCGATGCAGCCTTCCCTGACCTTGAACTCGGATGCCGAGTCCAAATATATTGACCAAGATGCCATCAAGTCGTTGCAATGGACGATGGATATTGAAGGAGCCAACGCTCTGCTCGACAAGATTGGAGCAACCAAAGGTAAAGACGGCATCCGTGTTCTTAACGGCAAACGCCTTGGACCTTTCGAGGTTGAATGTCCTTACGGCTGGTCTGACTGGAACGCTGCCTTGGAGATCGTAGCGCAGAGCGCCAAGGCCATAGGGATTGAGATTCGCACCAAATTCCCGGAATCCCCGGTATGGACCAATGATCTGCAAACCGGCAAATTCGATATTATCATGAACACGCCTGCAGGCGGGGTCAGCCCAAGCCAGCCGTGGAACCGTGCGATGACGATCATGTACTCCAAAGGGGTTGCCCCAATGGGTGAGATGGCTTTCTGGAACTGGGGACGGTACCAGAATGACCGTGCAGACGCCATTATTGAAGAGATTCCATCCGTGTCTGACGAGGCGAAGCTGAAGTCACTGTACACTGAACTGAATACCATCTGGCTGAAAGATATCCCTTCTATTCCGCTAATGTACAGACCATGGGTGTTTGACACCGTGAACGAATCGGTTTGGAAAGGTTTCCCGACAGAAGGAGATGGCACCAACATTCCGCCGCAAATCTCGATGGACGGCGCAGGTATTAAGGCATTGTATCAGATCCACAATTAA
- a CDS encoding cache domain-containing sensor histidine kinase gives MRTFAGWIRSLWLKLRSRLRSSRVSSIRFIITWSFSVFIVLVLTIMAMLLHDKFTQAAERSAELTTRQIVDQVSYNLEDYVRSMSHLYRAIEEHMLRDGTWEGDQVDKQLDTLLSSREDIISITLLDSTGHLLKNRPSAELKPSAHVTQQGWFQSALRVPDHLSFSLPHIQNMYTGPYKWVVSMSKGITVRQNGQDRQVILLVDINFKQMDELSRRVSLGQRGYVYIIDESAGNIVYHPQQQLMYMGLKSENIEQALVATGSYEDEADGQKRLNAVKSVANIGWKIVGVAYLDEIMTTRQEVNGYLIRVLLVVLVLVILVSLLLSSSLTRPIRRMERKMKAVERGDFNVELPIEGPLEVERLSRRFNLMVYKIRTLMNEIIHEQEQKRRLELEALQAQINPHFLYNTLNSVVRMVGMSRNEEVITMITSLSRLFRISLSQGKTIITVREELEHAHHYLTIQQMRFKCKFNFSMTAHEDTLDCLTLKLVLQPLIENAIVHGIEYHMDEGCIEIRVYREDDKLVFRVTDNGVGMTEDQMSKLLMGSPIVKSGAGSGVAVRNVHDRIQLYYGEAYGLEFESELEEGTTVWIRIPIQSEREEDDAHESE, from the coding sequence ATGAGAACGTTTGCCGGATGGATAAGATCCCTTTGGCTCAAGCTTCGGTCCAGGTTGCGTTCATCCAGAGTCAGCAGTATCCGCTTTATTATTACGTGGTCCTTCTCTGTCTTCATTGTATTGGTGCTGACCATCATGGCGATGCTGCTGCATGACAAATTCACGCAGGCCGCGGAGCGAAGTGCGGAGCTGACGACGAGGCAGATCGTGGATCAGGTCAGTTACAATCTGGAGGATTATGTTCGCAGCATGTCGCATCTGTATCGAGCCATCGAAGAACATATGCTGCGGGATGGTACGTGGGAAGGGGATCAGGTAGATAAACAGCTCGACACGCTACTCAGCAGCCGCGAAGATATCATCTCCATTACTTTGTTGGATTCAACAGGGCATTTGCTCAAGAACAGACCTTCAGCTGAATTAAAACCGAGTGCGCATGTAACACAGCAAGGGTGGTTTCAATCTGCACTCCGAGTGCCGGATCACCTTAGTTTCTCACTGCCTCATATCCAGAACATGTACACAGGCCCATACAAATGGGTCGTTTCTATGAGCAAAGGCATTACTGTACGTCAAAATGGTCAGGATCGGCAGGTCATTCTGCTGGTGGATATCAACTTCAAACAAATGGACGAACTGAGCCGCCGAGTCAGTCTGGGGCAGCGGGGATACGTCTACATTATCGACGAAAGTGCAGGCAATATCGTCTACCATCCGCAGCAGCAATTGATGTACATGGGGCTCAAGAGTGAAAATATCGAACAGGCACTGGTTGCAACCGGCAGTTATGAAGATGAGGCGGATGGGCAGAAAAGGTTGAATGCGGTCAAGTCTGTCGCCAATATTGGATGGAAAATCGTAGGTGTGGCCTATCTGGATGAGATCATGACAACCCGCCAGGAGGTCAATGGATATCTGATTCGGGTACTGCTGGTTGTGCTGGTACTGGTCATCCTCGTCTCGCTGCTCCTCTCTTCCAGTCTGACACGTCCGATCCGGCGGATGGAACGAAAGATGAAGGCTGTGGAGCGAGGGGATTTTAACGTGGAGCTACCTATCGAAGGGCCGCTGGAAGTGGAACGTTTATCCCGTCGTTTTAATCTGATGGTCTATAAAATTCGGACCTTGATGAATGAAATCATTCATGAACAGGAGCAGAAGCGTCGTCTCGAACTGGAAGCTTTGCAGGCTCAGATCAATCCACATTTCCTCTACAACACGTTGAATTCGGTCGTGCGTATGGTGGGCATGAGCCGGAATGAGGAAGTCATTACGATGATCACTTCGTTATCCCGATTGTTTCGCATCAGTCTCAGTCAAGGCAAAACGATTATTACGGTCAGGGAAGAACTGGAGCACGCCCACCATTACCTGACGATTCAGCAGATGCGGTTCAAGTGCAAATTTAATTTTAGCATGACGGCGCATGAGGATACGTTGGACTGTCTGACACTTAAGCTGGTGCTTCAGCCACTCATTGAAAATGCGATCGTGCATGGCATTGAATATCATATGGACGAGGGATGTATTGAGATTCGTGTATACCGGGAGGACGACAAGCTGGTATTTCGTGTTACGGATAATGGGGTCGGCATGACAGAAGATCAGATGTCGAAACTTTTGATGGGCAGTCCTATCGTGAAAAGTGGTGCAGGATCAGGTGTAGCTGTACGCAATGTGCATGATCGGATTCAGCTCTATTATGGCGAAGCTTACGGTCTTGAATTCGAGAGTGAGCTGGAGGAAGGAACGACCGTCTGGATTCGGATTCCGATCCAATCGGAACGAGAGGAGGACGATGCTCATGAAAGCGAATAA
- a CDS encoding ABC transporter ATP-binding protein produces the protein MNQPILQVSGLKTYYRTRLKENVFAVDGVEFGLKEGQTLGIAGESGCGKSTLALSLMGFYFPPLHYGSGSIRINGTDIMQLNKEQLRSRILGKEIAYIPQAAMNALNPTLRIIRFIEDIMKEHRPEMKRSDVRKMATERFQSLNLSPDVLDMYPNELSGGMKQRTVIAISTILNPNVLIADEPTSALDVTSQKAVIRLLKDLLKRKVIKSLVFITHELPLLYHVTDEIMVMYAGEIVERGTAEQMIFNPLHPYTRKLMGSIIVPEEGMKEHKLAAIPGAPPNLKNVPEGCRFAERCTLVTDECRQGKIENIHVDGRIYRCLLTPEMLEQIREQESMNEEPQEREENQEENDSNKEDVRDVQSDTDDIADQ, from the coding sequence ATGAACCAACCTATACTTCAGGTCAGCGGTCTGAAAACCTATTACCGTACCCGGCTCAAGGAGAATGTCTTTGCCGTCGACGGGGTGGAGTTCGGACTGAAAGAAGGGCAGACGCTGGGCATTGCAGGTGAATCGGGCTGTGGAAAATCGACGCTGGCGCTCAGCCTGATGGGCTTTTATTTCCCGCCGCTTCATTATGGCAGTGGTTCGATCCGGATTAATGGTACCGATATTATGCAGCTGAACAAAGAGCAGCTTCGTTCGCGCATTCTGGGCAAGGAAATTGCTTATATTCCGCAGGCTGCCATGAATGCACTGAACCCAACGCTGCGTATTATCAGGTTTATTGAAGATATCATGAAGGAGCATCGTCCGGAGATGAAACGGTCGGATGTGCGGAAGATGGCTACGGAGCGCTTCCAATCACTGAACTTGTCGCCGGATGTGCTGGATATGTATCCAAATGAATTATCCGGCGGCATGAAGCAGCGAACGGTTATCGCCATCTCAACAATTCTGAATCCCAACGTGCTCATTGCGGATGAACCTACTTCGGCACTGGATGTAACCTCCCAGAAGGCGGTCATTCGTCTATTGAAGGATTTGTTGAAGCGCAAAGTAATCAAATCACTGGTGTTCATCACGCATGAGCTGCCGTTACTGTACCATGTCACGGATGAAATTATGGTGATGTATGCCGGTGAGATTGTGGAACGAGGCACGGCAGAGCAGATGATTTTCAATCCGCTGCATCCGTACACTCGCAAACTGATGGGCTCCATCATTGTGCCGGAAGAGGGCATGAAGGAGCACAAACTGGCTGCCATTCCTGGTGCACCACCAAATCTGAAGAATGTGCCGGAAGGCTGCCGCTTTGCAGAGCGCTGTACACTGGTGACCGACGAGTGCCGCCAGGGCAAAATCGAGAACATTCATGTCGATGGGCGCATATATCGCTGTCTCCTGACACCAGAAATGCTGGAGCAGATCAGGGAGCAGGAGAGCATGAACGAAGAGCCCCAGGAGAGGGAAGAAAATCAGGAGGAGAATGACTCAAATAAAGAAGATGTCCGAGATGTTCAATCTGACACAGACGATATCGCAGACCAATGA
- a CDS encoding response regulator has translation MYRVLLVDDEEDVREGLVVEVDWEALDLRIVGLAENGREALEMAERVEPDIVVTDISMPFMDGLELARRLRERNPLVKVVILTGYDEFDYARQAVSLSVDEYLLKPFSAGHLTELLTRLRAQMAAEVAEREDVQQLRDHYYTSLPLLQADLMATLLHRQKSPEYIHGKAKQCGLDLHGERYGVSVLTLHMDGDQSADAELKQFAALNIAAEVWTEHGAGHAFMHQETIVLLYVDRWGGEDGEKRQQQALENVMRSINHYLRIPATVGSGSIVNTLAGVKHAYEDALLALDYRLVPGTDPLIYIADVERQTAGKLRFDELKQQTLTRCLKAGTQAELEDALEIIFREITVEHGRSDIQLYLIEVLTNVWKAAQASGEAMEDIFGAGFQLYADLFRLPGLSEAQGKVHEVCLLVQHRIASGRQHVYKDIVEQALSFTKEHYADPDLSIQKVCGHLHISSGYFCGIFKKEVQLTFLQYLMQIRMEAAKELLRSTEMKSFEIAGQVGFAEPNYFSFCFKKHIGVSPKEYRKQTALTASEGTSR, from the coding sequence GTGTACCGGGTATTGCTGGTGGATGATGAAGAGGATGTACGCGAAGGGTTGGTTGTAGAGGTAGATTGGGAAGCGCTCGATCTGCGCATAGTTGGTCTGGCGGAGAATGGACGTGAAGCACTGGAGATGGCAGAACGAGTGGAGCCGGATATTGTGGTAACGGATATCAGCATGCCATTTATGGATGGACTTGAACTTGCTCGAAGGTTGCGGGAGCGAAATCCGCTTGTGAAAGTGGTGATTTTGACTGGATATGATGAATTCGACTACGCCCGACAAGCGGTCTCGCTGAGTGTGGATGAATATTTACTGAAGCCATTCTCGGCGGGGCATCTGACAGAACTGCTTACAAGGTTGCGTGCGCAGATGGCGGCTGAAGTGGCCGAACGAGAGGATGTACAGCAGCTGCGCGACCATTATTATACAAGCCTGCCCCTGTTACAGGCGGACCTGATGGCCACTTTGCTGCATCGGCAAAAATCACCGGAATATATCCATGGCAAAGCAAAGCAATGCGGACTGGATCTGCACGGTGAACGCTATGGTGTATCCGTATTGACCCTGCATATGGACGGAGACCAATCTGCGGATGCGGAGTTGAAACAGTTCGCTGCGCTAAACATTGCCGCAGAGGTATGGACGGAACACGGGGCCGGACATGCTTTTATGCATCAGGAGACGATTGTGCTGCTCTATGTAGATCGGTGGGGTGGAGAAGATGGAGAGAAACGACAGCAGCAGGCGCTGGAAAATGTAATGCGCAGCATCAATCATTATTTGCGTATTCCTGCCACTGTTGGATCGGGCTCAATCGTGAACACACTGGCAGGTGTGAAGCATGCCTATGAGGATGCACTACTGGCACTGGATTATCGACTTGTACCGGGGACCGATCCCCTTATCTATATTGCAGATGTGGAGCGGCAGACGGCGGGCAAATTGCGTTTTGACGAGTTGAAGCAGCAAACGCTGACACGTTGTCTGAAAGCGGGTACGCAGGCGGAGCTGGAGGACGCGCTAGAGATCATTTTCCGGGAAATTACGGTGGAGCATGGGCGAAGTGACATTCAACTGTATCTGATTGAAGTTTTAACAAACGTTTGGAAGGCAGCTCAGGCATCGGGCGAGGCCATGGAGGACATTTTTGGGGCAGGGTTCCAGTTGTATGCCGATTTGTTCCGTTTGCCTGGGTTGTCTGAGGCACAAGGTAAGGTGCATGAGGTTTGTCTGCTCGTTCAACATCGCATTGCCAGCGGAAGGCAGCATGTATACAAGGATATTGTGGAACAGGCATTGTCGTTTACCAAAGAACACTACGCCGATCCGGATCTGTCCATTCAGAAAGTATGTGGGCATCTGCATATCAGTTCGGGTTATTTTTGTGGCATTTTCAAAAAAGAAGTACAGCTTACCTTCCTGCAATATCTGATGCAAATCCGTATGGAGGCGGCCAAGGAGTTGCTTCGATCCACGGAGATGAAGTCGTTTGAGATTGCTGGTCAGGTAGGTTTCGCGGAACCGAATTATTTCAGTTTTTGCTTCAAAAAACATATCGGCGTCTCGCCCAAAGAATATCGCAAACAGACTGCACTAACAGCTAGTGAAGGCACAAGTCGATGA
- a CDS encoding HU family DNA-binding protein, translating to MDKEQLITEVAKNGGFSKKNAEKAVTVVLDSILEALKEGKEVQLVGFGKFEVRNREARMGKSRRTGKEIQLPAGKVPVFTAGLTMKEALN from the coding sequence ATGGATAAAGAACAATTGATCACAGAAGTAGCCAAAAACGGCGGATTCTCCAAAAAGAACGCTGAAAAGGCCGTAACGGTTGTACTGGATTCGATTTTGGAAGCTTTAAAAGAAGGTAAAGAGGTTCAACTGGTGGGATTCGGCAAATTCGAAGTGCGTAATCGTGAAGCACGTATGGGTAAAAGCCGTCGAACTGGTAAGGAAATTCAACTTCCAGCAGGTAAAGTTCCTGTATTCACAGCAGGATTAACAATGAAAGAAGCTTTAAACTAA